TCCATAACAGAAAATTCGCTTAAAACACCATCAATTCTTACTCCTTTAATAGCAGCTCCTGGGATAGAAGAAAGTAAAACTCTTCTCAAAGCATTACCAACAGTATGCCCATAGCCTCTGTATAAAGGTTCAACAATATATTGTCCTTTAAATTCACTCTCTTTTACTTCGGTAATATTAATACCCCTTGCATGTTTTTCAATTTTTAACATTAAATCAACTCCTATTAAAAGGGCTTATTATCTAGAGTAGAACTCAACTATCAATGATTCATTTAGATCGAAATCTAAGTCATCTTTAGTTGGATTTTGAATAACTTTACCAGAGAATGCTGCTTTATCAAGTTCTAGCCAAGCTGGAACTCTTGATTCTTCAACAGCAGTTTTGATGATGTCTAAGTTTTTAGAATTTTCTATAACAGACACAACATCTCCTACTTTTACTCTGTAAGAAGCTATATTAACTCTTCTTCCATTTACAGCTACATGACCATGAGATACAACTTGTCTAGCTTGTCTTCTAGTTTTTGCAAACCCAAGTCTGTAAACTACATTTTCAAGTCTTCTTTCTAGATATTCGATTAAAGTCAAACCAGTAACTCCAAGTTTTCTAGCTGCTTCCTCGTATATTTTTCTAAATTGTTTTTCCATTACATTATATATAAATTTAGCTTTTTGTTTTTCTCTTAATTGAATTGCGTACTCTGTAGGTTTTTTGTTAGCGTTTGGTCTTGGCCCTCTTTTAGAAGATTTATTAACTCCTAAAACTACTGGATCAATTCCTAGAGCTCTACATTTCTTCAATACAGGCTGTCTATTTCTTGCCATTTTTTAAATATTCCTCCTTTGTATTCAATTTGCCACGATACTTTTTTTCAAAATAAAGTGAGACTACACTCTTCTTCTTTTTGGTGGTCTACAACCATTATGTGGAACTGGAGTAACATCAGTAATTTTTGTTACTTCTAATCCAGCTGCTTGTAAAGATCTGATACAAGCTTCTCTTCCAGAACCTGGACCTTTCACTTTAACTTCTACTTTTTTCATTCCATTTTCCATAGCTATATTTGCTGCTTGTTCAGCTGCAATTTGAGCTGCAAATGGAGTTCCTTTCTTAGTACCTTTGAAACCAGAAGTTCCTCCTGATCTCCAACTTACAACTTTCCCTTCTGCATCAGTAATAGCAACTATTGTGTTGTTAAAAGTTGAATGTATATGGGCAACTCCGTTAGGAATATTTTTCAATTTCTTTTTAATCTTAGCTACTTTCTTTTTAGCCAACTTAAGCTACCTCCCTTGCTAATAGATCATAAACTTAATCTATAAATTTCTAAAACGCTCTAATTATCTTTTTATTGGTTTCTTAGGACCTTTAACAGTTCTTGCATTAGTTTTAGAACTTTGTCCTCTTACAGGTAGATTCATTTTGTGTCTTAACCCTCTGTAACATTTGATATCCATAAGTCTTTTAATAGAAAGTCTTACGTCTTTTCTAAGATCTCCCTCTACCTTAACAGTTTCTATAATAGCTCTGATTTTATTTACTTCTTCTTCTGTTAAATCTTTCACTCTTGTGTCAAAGTTAACTCCAGCTTCAGTCAATACTCTTTGTGAAGTTGGTTTTCCAATTCCGTAAATGTAAGTTAGAGCTATCTCAACTCTCTTATTTCTTGGGATATCTACTCCTGCTATTCTAGCCAAAATTATTTCCTCCTCTTCCGAAAATTTATATATTTTGCTGGTATATTAACCAACTAAATACTTTCCTCGATATGTCCCAATTCCTATTTTGGGGATGGCTCTACAGCTCACCATATCTTTACAGCACTCCATTATCAGTACTTTTTTTAAACAAACTCTCTTAAATTACAAAATTACCCTTGAACCTGTTTGTGTTTAGGATTATCACAAATCACTCTTACTTTTCCATGTCTTTTGATAACTTTGCACTTGTCACAAATAGGTTTAACTGATACTCTTACTTTCATTAATCTGCCTCCTTTCGTGATTAATTAATTTTTTTTCCTGTATACGATTCTACCCCTTGACAAGTCATAAGGAGAGATTTGTACAGTTACTCCATCTCCAGGTAAAATTTTAATATAGTTCATTCTCATCTTACCAGAAATGTGGCCTAAAATAGTATGCCCATTTTCTAATTCAACTTTAAACATTGCATTTGGAAGGGCCTCTAAAATAGTACCTTCTAATTCGATAACATCTTTTTTCGACATAATTCCTCCTATCGAACAGAACTTCAAATTATTATATCACTAAAAATATAAAAAGTCTAGTATTTTCTTAGCTTTTTTTCCTAATCCAGCTCACTTAATATAATCGGTTTTCCATCAACGATTGCTACTGAGTGTTCGAAATGTGCAGACCTTTTTCCATCTTTAGTTACTATTGTCCATCCATCTTCTTTTATATTGATTTTATATGTACCTACATTAACCATTGGCTCTATTGCAAGAACCATTCCATTTTCAATTTTGATTCCTCTACCTTTTCTTCCAAAATTAGCAATTATAGGATCTTCATGCATAGCATGCCCAACTCCATGTCCTGCAAAATCTCTTACTACTGTGAAACCATTTTTTTCGACATAACTTTGAACAGCATG
Above is a window of Fusobacterium varium DNA encoding:
- the rpmJ gene encoding Ribosomal protein B yields the protein MKVRVSVKPICDKCKVIKRHGKVRVICDNPKHKQVQG
- the infA gene encoding Translation initiation factor IF-1 — protein: MSKKDVIELEGTILEALPNAMFKVELENGHTILGHISGKMRMNYIKILPGDGVTVQISPYDLSRGRIVYRKKN
- the rpsM gene encoding BS14, which encodes MARIAGVDIPRNKRVEIALTYIYGIGKPTSQRVLTEAGVNFDTRVKDLTEEEVNKIRAIIETVKVEGDLRKDVRLSIKRLMDIKCYRGLRHKMNLPVRGQSSKTNARTVKGPKKPIKR
- the rpsK gene encoding 30S ribosomal protein S11 — encoded protein: MAKKKVAKIKKKLKNIPNGVAHIHSTFNNTIVAITDAEGKVVSWRSGGTSGFKGTKKGTPFAAQIAAEQAANIAMENGMKKVEVKVKGPGSGREACIRSLQAAGLEVTKITDVTPVPHNGCRPPKRRRV
- the rpsD gene encoding 30S ribosomal protein S4 → MARNRQPVLKKCRALGIDPVVLGVNKSSKRGPRPNANKKPTEYAIQLREKQKAKFIYNVMEKQFRKIYEEAARKLGVTGLTLIEYLERRLENVVYRLGFAKTRRQARQVVSHGHVAVNGRRVNIASYRVKVGDVVSVIENSKNLDIIKTAVEESRVPAWLELDKAAFSGKVIQNPTKDDLDFDLNESLIVEFYSR